CCCGCGGCGGCCATTGCCATCTTTGGTAGGCACTAACTGCTGAGCCACAATCGCCCGTAGGTTGAATGATAAATCAAAACACAACTGACGATGGCGCTCTTCTGGCACTAAGTGCATGATTCGGTCGAGGGCTTGGTTCGCGTTGTTAGCGTGCAAGGTAGCCATACATAAGTGACCGGTTTCAGAGAATTGCAAAGCAAACTCCATGGTCTCTCGGGTACGGATCTCACCAATCAAAATCACATCGGGCGCTTGGCGCAAGGAGTTCTTCAAGGCTTCATCAAACGACGGCGTATCAATGCCCACTTCACGCTGGTTAACAATACAGCCAGCATGTTTATGCATAAATTCCACCGGGTCTTCAATGGTAAGAATATGCCCACTAGAATTGTGATTACGGTAATCAATCATACTGGCCTGAGTGGTTGACTTACCCGCACCAGTAGCACCAACAAACAGAATCAAACCACGTTTTGACATGCCCACTTCTTTGAGAATTTGCGGCAATTGCAGCTGCTCAAAACTAGGAATATCTGTCTCAATGCGACGAATCACCATGCTTGGCTGTTCGCGCTGAAAAAAGGCACTCACACGATAACGGCCCAAGCCTTGGCGAGCGATAGCAAAGTTTGCCTCACGGCCAGATACAAAGGCTTCTAACTGAGCCTCTGTGCGAATAGCGGCCAGCATATCCATTACGTGTTCTGGCATCAGCTTTTGCTCTGTTAGCGGCATTAAACGGCCACTCACTTTAGCACTAGGCGGCACCCCAACTGATAGATATAAATCGGATGCTTTACGCTCCGACATATCGCTTAATAGCTCATCGAGTAACATAAACCCTCCTAGAAGTTATTCGGATCTGCAGCTTTAAGTTTAGC
The Agarivorans aestuarii DNA segment above includes these coding regions:
- a CDS encoding PilT/PilU family type 4a pilus ATPase, yielding MLLDELLSDMSERKASDLYLSVGVPPSAKVSGRLMPLTEQKLMPEHVMDMLAAIRTEAQLEAFVSGREANFAIARQGLGRYRVSAFFQREQPSMVIRRIETDIPSFEQLQLPQILKEVGMSKRGLILFVGATGAGKSTTQASMIDYRNHNSSGHILTIEDPVEFMHKHAGCIVNQREVGIDTPSFDEALKNSLRQAPDVILIGEIRTRETMEFALQFSETGHLCMATLHANNANQALDRIMHLVPEERHRQLCFDLSFNLRAIVAQQLVPTKDGNGRRGVFEILLNTPLAADLIRKGDMHKLKELMSKSREQGMLTFDQSLFELYESGVIGYTEAIAHADSPNDLRLMIKLHGTEKSNNLDSGMLDGVTVDF